From the genome of Erythrobacter litoralis, one region includes:
- a CDS encoding PilZ domain-containing protein has protein sequence MGISENLESVERRYARRRHINMGAVLKGTDGAEYRGTIRNISETGCLFGCDGAAGPTPGAHYSLRIEGLEVQVVCAAWSEDGHAGLELAEPLHPAVVDDLVRAALLALAANARQDRQGNRERLEDLPPLSRGRRGSLL, from the coding sequence ATGGGGATCAGCGAAAACCTGGAATCGGTCGAACGGCGCTATGCCAGGCGCCGCCATATCAATATGGGCGCGGTGCTCAAGGGCACGGACGGGGCTGAATATCGCGGCACGATCCGCAACATTTCCGAAACGGGCTGCCTGTTCGGTTGCGACGGAGCGGCAGGGCCGACGCCCGGTGCGCATTACAGCCTCCGCATAGAAGGGCTCGAAGTGCAGGTCGTATGCGCCGCGTGGTCCGAGGACGGCCATGCCGGGCTCGAACTGGCTGAACCGCTGCACCCGGCGGTCGTCGACGATCTCGTGCGGGCGGCGCTGCTGGCGCTCGCCGCCAATGCGCGCCAGGACCGGCAAGGCAATCGCGAGCGGCTCGAAGACCTGCCGCCGCTTTCGCGCGGGCGGCGCGGTTCGCTGCTCTAG
- a CDS encoding efflux RND transporter periplasmic adaptor subunit: MKTRPIALLAALAAMAGLPACSSPQSEQAGSDAGEPAQAPDGLAIETAEVMEIDGVPLGSVPGTITLPPEARVAVTAPFPGAAVRVYVIEGQRVARGDPLALVRAAEPVQISGELARARSAEKLAEARAKRLAQLAEEGIIAEARADEAQAEYEQARATRAEAARLAALGGIGPDGTMTLAAPISGRVAHVGVETGGGVDGMGAPFVIEADGAYQVELQLPERLAREVRPGMAVEIALPGADGGALQVGGRIIAVAPSIDPATRSVMARASIGAAPGVVAGRNVSVMIRGGGAGLAVPERAVSRIGGADHVFVREGEDWAPRPVVVGAVGGGQAVIAEGLEAGETVAASSIAELKAMSAE; encoded by the coding sequence ATGAAAACGCGTCCCATCGCCCTTCTTGCCGCCCTCGCCGCCATGGCGGGCCTGCCGGCCTGTTCCTCCCCCCAATCGGAACAGGCCGGCAGCGATGCAGGCGAGCCCGCCCAAGCCCCGGACGGCCTCGCGATCGAGACGGCCGAGGTTATGGAGATCGACGGCGTCCCGCTGGGCAGCGTGCCGGGGACGATCACCCTGCCGCCCGAAGCGCGAGTCGCGGTGACCGCTCCCTTTCCAGGGGCTGCGGTGCGGGTCTACGTGATCGAGGGCCAGCGCGTCGCGCGCGGCGATCCGCTTGCGCTCGTGCGCGCGGCGGAGCCGGTGCAGATCAGCGGCGAACTGGCCCGCGCGCGCTCGGCCGAGAAGCTGGCCGAGGCCCGCGCGAAGCGCCTCGCCCAGCTCGCCGAGGAAGGGATCATCGCCGAGGCGCGCGCCGACGAGGCGCAGGCGGAATACGAACAGGCCCGCGCGACCCGTGCGGAGGCGGCCCGCCTCGCGGCGCTCGGCGGGATCGGGCCGGACGGGACGATGACGCTGGCCGCGCCCATTTCCGGCCGCGTCGCCCATGTCGGGGTCGAAACGGGCGGCGGCGTCGACGGGATGGGCGCGCCCTTCGTGATCGAGGCCGACGGCGCCTATCAGGTCGAACTGCAATTGCCCGAACGGCTTGCGCGCGAAGTGCGGCCCGGCATGGCGGTCGAGATCGCGCTTCCCGGCGCGGACGGAGGGGCGCTGCAGGTGGGCGGACGTATCATCGCGGTCGCGCCTTCGATCGACCCGGCGACGCGCTCCGTCATGGCTCGCGCCAGCATCGGGGCCGCCCCGGGCGTGGTTGCCGGGCGCAATGTGAGCGTCATGATCCGCGGAGGCGGCGCAGGGCTCGCGGTTCCCGAGCGCGCGGTCAGCCGGATTGGCGGCGCCGACCACGTTTTCGTCCGCGAGGGCGAGGACTGGGCTCCCCGCCCGGTCGTCGTCGGAGCGGTCGGCGGCGGGCAGGCGGTCATCGCCGAGGGGCTGGAGGCGGGCGAAACGGTCGCGGCAAGCAGCATCGCCGAACTCAAGGCAATGAGCGCGGAGTAG
- a CDS encoding MBL fold metallo-hydrolase yields MILETIKTPGLSHLSYLVGAGGKAAVVDPRRDCEIYLEKARAAGLEITHILETHRNEDLVSGSPILAAMTGAKVLHGPNPERPVVFADTARDGDTVDIGQLRIEVIETPGHTDDHLAYAIHDTEYPDGAVGVFTGDALFVGDVGRTDFYPDRKREVAGLLYDSLQKLLGLGDQAIVYPAHGAGSVCGSGMAEREFSTIGHERRNNPRLQFSSRDKFIAFKIDENHYQPPYFRLMEQLNMDGAAPAPRVLRPRVLSLAQLREAECDRLVDVRDPLAFASGHLGGSMSLPTGMISAFAGWFIGEENRIGLVASDQAQLAAAMEHLARIGFDRIAGGYVGVVPAAAGGADMRTIPMVRTGTVAHRLEEDEGEWTLLDVRDADERASGAIDGSLHLYVGHLNEGWRDLDPARHYTLMCASGMRATVAAGWLVSRGFEHLDIYLGSMGAWSRAHG; encoded by the coding sequence ATGATCCTCGAAACCATCAAGACACCGGGCCTGTCGCACCTGTCCTACCTCGTCGGAGCGGGCGGGAAGGCAGCGGTGGTCGATCCGCGCCGCGACTGCGAGATCTATCTCGAAAAAGCGCGCGCGGCAGGCCTCGAGATCACCCATATCCTCGAAACCCACCGCAACGAGGACCTCGTCTCCGGCTCGCCGATCCTTGCTGCCATGACCGGGGCCAAGGTGCTCCACGGCCCGAACCCCGAACGCCCTGTCGTCTTCGCCGACACCGCGCGTGACGGCGACACCGTCGATATCGGCCAGCTTCGCATCGAGGTGATCGAGACACCGGGCCATACCGACGACCATCTCGCCTATGCGATCCACGACACCGAATATCCCGATGGCGCCGTCGGCGTCTTCACGGGCGACGCGCTTTTTGTGGGCGATGTCGGACGGACCGATTTCTACCCCGATCGCAAGCGCGAGGTCGCAGGGCTCCTTTACGATTCGCTGCAGAAACTGCTCGGACTCGGCGATCAGGCGATCGTCTATCCGGCGCATGGTGCAGGCTCGGTCTGCGGGTCGGGCATGGCCGAGCGTGAATTCTCGACCATCGGCCACGAAAGGCGCAACAATCCGCGCCTGCAATTCTCGAGCCGCGACAAGTTCATCGCATTCAAGATCGACGAGAACCATTATCAGCCGCCCTATTTCCGCCTGATGGAACAGCTCAACATGGATGGAGCCGCCCCGGCGCCGCGCGTTCTGCGGCCCCGGGTTCTTTCGCTCGCGCAGCTGCGCGAAGCGGAATGCGATCGCCTGGTCGACGTGCGCGACCCGCTCGCCTTCGCCTCGGGCCACCTTGGCGGATCGATGAGCCTGCCGACCGGCATGATCAGCGCCTTTGCGGGCTGGTTCATCGGCGAGGAGAATCGCATCGGACTGGTGGCTTCGGACCAGGCGCAGCTGGCAGCGGCCATGGAGCATCTTGCGCGGATCGGGTTCGATCGGATCGCGGGCGGCTATGTCGGCGTTGTCCCGGCAGCAGCCGGGGGCGCGGACATGCGAACGATCCCGATGGTGCGCACCGGGACGGTCGCACACAGGCTGGAGGAGGACGAGGGGGAATGGACCCTGCTCGACGTGCGCGATGCCGACGAGCGCGCAAGCGGCGCGATCGACGGGTCACTGCATCTCTATGTCGGCCATCTCAACGAAGGCTGGCGCGATCTCGACCCGGCGCGGCATTACACCTTGATGTGCGCGAGCGGGATGCGCGCTACGGTCGCGGCCGGCTGGCTCGTTTCACGAGGCTTCGAACACCTCGACATCTATCTCGGCTCGATGGGCGCCTGGTCCCGGGCCCACGGCTAG
- a CDS encoding response regulator transcription factor, whose translation MHILLVEDDPELGRRLSERLRAADFAVDLATSQSEAEDWPDVERMAAIILDLGLPDGSGLDLLRGWRDRRVETPILILTARGSWQDKVEGLNAGADDFVVKPVRFEELLARLNALFRRQQGSRSASLEAGDIVLDPLARTARKSGEPLSLSRQEFRLLHLFMRRPGQVMSQGDILENLYELDAERELNTVEVLVGRLRRKIGRERITTLRGMGYRFER comes from the coding sequence ATGCACATCCTGCTCGTCGAGGACGATCCCGAGCTCGGTCGCCGCCTGTCGGAGCGTTTGCGCGCGGCCGATTTTGCAGTCGATCTCGCCACGAGCCAAAGCGAGGCGGAGGACTGGCCTGACGTGGAGCGCATGGCCGCGATCATCCTCGATCTCGGCCTGCCCGACGGGAGCGGGCTCGACCTCCTGCGAGGCTGGCGCGACCGGCGGGTGGAAACGCCGATCCTGATCCTCACTGCGCGCGGCAGCTGGCAGGACAAGGTCGAGGGCCTCAATGCGGGCGCGGACGATTTCGTGGTCAAGCCGGTGCGCTTCGAGGAACTGCTCGCCCGACTCAATGCCCTGTTCCGCCGCCAGCAAGGCTCGCGCAGCGCCTCGCTGGAGGCGGGCGACATCGTGCTCGACCCGCTCGCACGCACCGCACGTAAAAGCGGCGAACCGCTTTCGCTCAGCCGCCAGGAATTCCGCCTGCTCCACCTGTTCATGCGCCGCCCCGGGCAGGTCATGTCGCAGGGTGACATCCTCGAGAACCTCTACGAACTCGACGCGGAGCGCGAACTCAATACCGTCGAGGTGCTGGTCGGGCGCCTGCGCCGCAAGATCGGACGCGAGCGGATTACGACCCTGCGCGGAATGGGCTACCGCTTCGAGCGATGA
- a CDS encoding riboflavin synthase: MFTGIVTAIGTIQSSEQRGDRRVRIAAPLDPERIDIGASIACSGVCLTVVARGGTKGDAWFDVDVSGETVSRSVPGMWEEGRRLNLEPSLRLGDELGGHIVTGHVDSIGEVVAHKRTGDSWLVAIRARAEMAPFIAEKGSITVDGVSLTVNDVRDRADGACDFALNIIPHTAEVTTLGQLAVGAHVNLEIDVLARYLKRMQGLTGSGR; this comes from the coding sequence ATGTTCACCGGCATCGTCACCGCCATCGGCACCATCCAGAGCAGCGAGCAGCGCGGCGACCGGCGCGTGCGCATCGCCGCCCCGCTCGATCCCGAACGGATCGACATCGGTGCCTCGATCGCCTGTTCGGGCGTTTGCCTGACGGTCGTCGCGCGCGGCGGCACGAAGGGCGATGCGTGGTTCGATGTCGACGTCTCGGGCGAAACCGTCTCGCGCTCTGTGCCGGGCATGTGGGAGGAAGGCCGCCGGCTCAATCTCGAACCTTCGCTGCGGCTCGGCGACGAGCTGGGCGGACATATCGTGACGGGCCATGTGGATTCGATCGGCGAAGTCGTCGCTCACAAGCGCACCGGGGATTCGTGGCTCGTCGCGATCCGGGCGCGGGCCGAAATGGCACCCTTCATCGCGGAGAAGGGATCGATCACGGTGGACGGGGTCTCGCTTACCGTCAACGACGTGCGCGACAGGGCCGACGGCGCATGCGATTTCGCACTCAACATCATCCCCCACACCGCCGAGGTCACCACGCTGGGCCAGCTTGCAGTAGGTGCGCATGTCAATCTCGAGATCGACGTGCTCGCACGCTATCTCAAGCGCATGCAGGGCCTTACAGGGTCGGGCCGATAG
- a CDS encoding efflux RND transporter permease subunit, which translates to MLNKLVEKALSLRLAVLGLAAILAGIGGWSFANLPIDAFPDISTTQVKIILKAPGMTPEEVESRVVTPLEMELLGIPEQTVLRSVAKYAIADITIDFEDSTDIYWARQQVAERLNAAMGDLPPTVEGGLAPISTPLSEMFMFTLEGPQSLAEKRRVLDWTIRPALRTVPGVADVNALGGYVETFEVAPRVNALAAAGLSTTDLAAAIQASNRNDGAGRLASGEESLIVRSTGAIRTLDDLAAVVVRSQGGAVVRVGDVADVHTGSLTRYGAVTKNGRGEAVQGLVIGLRGADASKVVEGVKTRLEEIQPSLPEGMSVDVFYDRSDLIGRAVGTVESALLEATVLVVILLLLFLGDLRASVIVALALPMAALLTFIFMRSIGLTANLMSLGGLAIAVGILVDGAVVVVENVVERLSDEKHKSLGKLHNVYVAAAEVAKPVASGLAIIAIVFLPLLTLEGLEGKLFAPVALTIVLALASALVLSLTLVPVLAYYLLKVKATRAEHHHEPWLMRQIAPRYHALLVGAFAHKRRVFAVAGIGLALAGAAYSVTGKTFLPVMDEGSVIVQLTKLPSISLEHSVEGDMKVQRAILENVPEVEAVIARVGSDELGLDPMSPNETDSFLQLKPREEWRVEDKDWLLGELRNVMERFPGIEPTFTQPIDMRTSEMLTGARGDLAIKLFGPDLAELSRLAGEIQARLEAIPGTSEAMTVANDQVDYLLVDIDRVAAGRVGMPVSDLQDMMRAQVEGVRSGVVNEGVRRVPIVVRGQGGAGELGAREFADLVYRSPTGQLVRASDVADVSRVEGPVKLEHEDGSRYAMVQAFVSGRDLVGYVEDARADIAANVLLPPGYRLEWGGQFENQQRASARLAVVLPVAILLIFGVLYVTLQSVRASLLILTNIPFAAVGGMIALAVSGEYLSVPASVGFIALLGIAVLNGLVMVTYFRQLREEGVPLAQAVRQGAERRLRPVLMTASIAAFGLVPLLFATGPGSEIQKPLAIVVIGGLVSATLLTLVLLPILYERFGEGPRERSADSDTEKEALA; encoded by the coding sequence ATGCTCAACAAGCTCGTCGAAAAGGCGCTATCCCTGCGCCTCGCCGTCCTCGGCCTTGCCGCGATCCTCGCCGGGATCGGGGGCTGGTCCTTTGCCAACCTGCCGATCGACGCCTTTCCCGACATCAGCACGACGCAGGTCAAGATCATCCTCAAGGCCCCCGGGATGACGCCGGAGGAAGTCGAGAGCCGCGTCGTCACCCCGCTCGAGATGGAACTGCTCGGCATCCCCGAACAGACCGTGCTGCGCTCGGTAGCCAAATACGCGATCGCCGACATCACGATCGATTTCGAGGACTCGACCGACATCTACTGGGCGCGCCAGCAGGTCGCCGAGCGGTTGAACGCGGCGATGGGCGACCTGCCGCCGACCGTCGAAGGCGGGCTCGCGCCGATCTCGACGCCCCTGTCCGAGATGTTCATGTTCACGCTCGAGGGCCCGCAAAGCCTCGCCGAGAAGCGCCGCGTGCTCGACTGGACGATCCGCCCCGCGCTGCGCACCGTACCGGGCGTCGCCGACGTCAATGCGCTGGGCGGCTATGTCGAGACTTTCGAGGTCGCTCCGCGCGTGAACGCGCTCGCCGCCGCGGGGCTTTCGACCACCGACCTCGCGGCCGCGATTCAAGCAAGCAATCGCAATGATGGCGCGGGCAGGCTCGCGAGCGGCGAGGAATCGCTCATCGTCCGCTCGACCGGGGCGATCCGCACGCTCGACGATCTCGCGGCTGTGGTGGTCCGTTCGCAGGGCGGCGCGGTGGTCCGCGTGGGCGATGTCGCCGACGTGCACACCGGCAGCCTGACGCGCTACGGCGCGGTCACCAAGAACGGCAGGGGCGAAGCGGTGCAGGGCCTCGTCATCGGCCTACGCGGGGCCGACGCCTCCAAGGTCGTCGAAGGGGTCAAGACGCGGCTTGAGGAAATCCAGCCAAGCCTTCCCGAAGGTATGAGCGTCGATGTCTTCTACGACCGCTCCGACCTCATCGGGCGCGCCGTGGGCACGGTCGAATCCGCCCTGCTCGAAGCGACGGTGCTGGTCGTCATCCTGCTGCTCCTGTTTCTCGGTGACCTGCGCGCCTCGGTGATCGTTGCTCTGGCCTTGCCGATGGCGGCGCTGCTGACCTTCATCTTCATGCGATCGATCGGGCTGACGGCGAACCTGATGAGCCTTGGCGGGCTCGCCATCGCAGTCGGCATCCTTGTCGACGGGGCGGTGGTCGTGGTGGAGAACGTGGTCGAGCGGCTGTCGGACGAAAAACACAAATCGCTCGGCAAGCTCCACAACGTCTATGTCGCCGCCGCCGAGGTCGCCAAGCCGGTCGCCTCGGGCCTCGCGATCATCGCGATCGTGTTCCTGCCGCTGCTCACGCTGGAAGGGCTGGAGGGCAAGTTGTTCGCTCCCGTGGCGCTCACCATTGTGCTCGCGCTCGCCTCGGCGCTGGTGCTGTCGCTGACGCTGGTCCCGGTGCTCGCCTATTACCTCCTCAAGGTGAAGGCGACCCGCGCCGAACACCACCACGAGCCCTGGCTGATGCGCCAGATCGCGCCGCGCTACCATGCGTTGCTCGTCGGGGCCTTCGCGCACAAGCGGCGGGTCTTCGCGGTCGCCGGGATCGGGCTCGCGCTCGCCGGGGCGGCCTACAGCGTGACGGGCAAGACCTTCCTGCCGGTGATGGACGAAGGATCGGTCATCGTGCAGCTGACCAAGCTGCCCTCGATCTCGCTCGAACACAGCGTCGAAGGCGACATGAAAGTGCAGCGCGCGATCCTTGAGAATGTGCCCGAAGTCGAGGCGGTGATCGCTCGCGTCGGCTCGGACGAGCTCGGCCTCGACCCGATGAGCCCGAACGAGACCGACAGCTTCCTCCAGCTGAAACCGCGCGAGGAATGGCGGGTCGAGGACAAGGACTGGCTGCTCGGCGAATTGCGCAATGTGATGGAGCGTTTCCCCGGGATAGAGCCGACCTTCACCCAGCCGATCGATATGCGGACCTCGGAAATGCTGACCGGCGCGCGTGGCGATCTTGCAATCAAGCTGTTCGGCCCGGACCTTGCCGAACTCTCGCGGCTGGCCGGCGAGATACAGGCGCGGCTCGAGGCGATCCCCGGCACGAGCGAGGCGATGACCGTCGCTAATGACCAGGTCGACTATCTCCTCGTGGACATCGACCGCGTCGCCGCGGGCCGGGTCGGGATGCCAGTCTCGGACCTCCAGGACATGATGCGCGCCCAGGTCGAAGGCGTGCGCAGCGGAGTCGTCAACGAGGGCGTGCGGCGCGTCCCGATCGTCGTGCGTGGGCAAGGTGGCGCGGGCGAGCTGGGCGCGCGGGAATTCGCCGACCTCGTCTACCGCTCGCCCACCGGCCAGCTCGTCCGCGCGAGCGATGTCGCCGATGTCAGCCGCGTCGAAGGCCCGGTCAAGCTCGAGCACGAGGACGGCTCGCGCTATGCCATGGTGCAGGCCTTCGTCTCGGGCCGCGACCTTGTCGGCTATGTCGAGGATGCGAGGGCCGACATTGCCGCCAATGTCCTGCTGCCGCCGGGGTACCGGCTCGAATGGGGCGGCCAGTTCGAAAACCAGCAGCGCGCCTCGGCCCGGCTCGCCGTGGTGCTGCCGGTTGCGATCCTGCTGATCTTCGGCGTGCTCTACGTGACGCTGCAATCGGTCCGGGCATCGCTGCTCATCCTCACCAACATCCCCTTCGCGGCGGTCGGCGGGATGATCGCGCTCGCCGTGTCGGGCGAATATCTCTCGGTCCCGGCCTCGGTCGGCTTCATCGCGCTGCTCGGCATTGCAGTGCTCAACGGGCTTGTCATGGTGACCTATTTCCGCCAGCTGCGCGAAGAGGGCGTCCCGCTCGCGCAGGCGGTGCGGCAGGGGGCCGAGCGGCGGCTGCGCCCGGTGCTGATGACCGCGAGCATCGCCGCCTTCGGCCTCGTCCCGTTGCTGTTCGCGACCGGGCCGGGCTCGGAAATCCAGAAGCCGCTCGCGATCGTCGTGATCGGCGGGCTGGTCTCGGCCACCCTGCTGACCCTCGTGCTTCTCCCGATCCTCTACGAACGCTTCGGAGAGGGGCCGCGCGAGCGCAGCGCCGACAGCGACACCGAGAAGGAGGCGCTGGCATGA
- a CDS encoding TolC family protein has product MIRKALFLAPLLLAGAPVLAEPGLPPEAAVEQALEEHPEVNAARARLDAARARAKGLARGPYEFTVQGTYQRRNVRSGGEFDEYDAMLSRSFRLPGKARLDREIGLHGIEAAENMAEDARHEAALALAAYWFDWLAASAVAEVDRAAVANYETALAALERRRDLRDASQLEVDRAAAALAEARRALEQSSGMADLARSRLAARFPALALPAQAPDIPLPEMADARLSQLGDLVVVNSHLIAAAEAESERMAAMADRAQRDRVADPNIGLRAFSEFGGIERGAGVVVSVLLGGGHRAALASEAGASASAALSQAQLARIEIEETATSDVVEARYRIATWARARETVEAQMKALAKLRRGQELGEIDLAERLLGERMVHDAFRIEAEARADAMRAITKLRIDAHDLWIAD; this is encoded by the coding sequence ATGATCCGCAAGGCGCTTTTCCTCGCTCCCCTTCTGCTGGCGGGCGCCCCCGTCCTCGCCGAGCCCGGCCTGCCGCCCGAAGCTGCGGTCGAGCAGGCGCTCGAGGAGCATCCCGAGGTCAACGCCGCGCGCGCCCGGCTCGACGCGGCCCGGGCGCGGGCGAAGGGGCTCGCGCGCGGGCCTTACGAGTTCACGGTGCAGGGAACCTACCAGCGCCGCAATGTCCGCTCGGGCGGGGAATTCGACGAATACGACGCGATGCTCTCGCGCAGCTTCCGCCTGCCCGGCAAGGCCCGGCTCGACCGCGAGATCGGCCTCCACGGCATCGAGGCCGCCGAGAACATGGCCGAGGACGCGCGCCACGAAGCCGCGCTCGCGCTCGCCGCCTACTGGTTCGACTGGCTCGCCGCCTCCGCCGTGGCCGAAGTCGACCGGGCGGCGGTGGCGAATTACGAAACCGCGCTCGCCGCGCTCGAGCGGCGGCGCGACCTGCGCGACGCCTCGCAGCTCGAAGTCGACCGGGCGGCCGCCGCCCTCGCCGAAGCGCGCCGGGCGCTCGAACAGTCGAGCGGCATGGCTGATCTTGCCCGGTCGCGCCTCGCCGCGCGCTTTCCGGCTCTCGCCCTCCCGGCGCAGGCCCCGGACATTCCGTTGCCCGAAATGGCCGATGCGCGGCTTTCGCAGCTGGGCGACCTCGTGGTCGTCAACAGCCACCTCATCGCCGCCGCAGAGGCCGAAAGCGAGCGCATGGCCGCGATGGCCGACCGTGCGCAGCGCGACCGCGTGGCCGATCCCAACATCGGCCTCAGGGCTTTTTCCGAGTTCGGGGGCATCGAGCGCGGCGCGGGCGTGGTGGTGTCGGTCCTGCTGGGAGGCGGACACCGCGCCGCGCTGGCGAGCGAGGCGGGCGCCTCGGCTTCCGCGGCGTTGTCACAGGCGCAGCTCGCCCGCATCGAGATCGAGGAAACCGCGACGTCCGACGTGGTCGAGGCGCGCTATCGCATCGCCACCTGGGCGCGCGCCCGCGAGACGGTCGAGGCGCAGATGAAAGCCCTCGCAAAGCTGCGCCGCGGGCAGGAACTGGGCGAAATCGACCTTGCCGAACGGCTGCTGGGCGAACGCATGGTCCACGACGCCTTCCGCATCGAGGCCGAGGCCCGCGCGGACGCGATGCGGGCGATCACGAAGCTAAGGATCGACGCTCACGACCTCTGGATCGCGGACTGA
- a CDS encoding aromatic amino acid transaminase: MLERLEPQSPDALLALIKLHAADPRGDKIDLGVGVYRTEEGATPVFAAIKDAEQRLIDDQDSKSYLGPEGDMGFVNALMPWIFGEDATMGGRIAGMQTPGGTGAVRLAAALAQKAGMKRLHMGVPSWPNHAQILGDLGLEIAPFDHASADGTADIDAVLGAIRSAGADEGVLLHGCCHNPTGIDYTPEEWAQIADAFEMSGAFPIIDTAYQGLGRGLEEDAAGLRMVLAKVPEAFIAYSCDKNFGMYRDRVGAFYILSDGKETLDRAFSNANALARASWSMPPDHGAAAVRLILRDNALTQMWQDELDAMRARMRQVRDRLAAAGMAGSVDLAPLGRQNGLFSMLPVTKEQVASLREDHAIYMAGSGRINVAGLTMGNIDRFIDAIAEVTG, translated from the coding sequence ATGCTCGAACGACTCGAACCCCAATCGCCCGACGCGCTGCTCGCGCTGATCAAGCTTCACGCCGCCGATCCGCGCGGCGACAAGATCGACCTCGGCGTCGGCGTCTATCGTACCGAGGAGGGCGCGACCCCGGTTTTCGCCGCGATCAAGGATGCCGAACAGCGCCTGATCGATGATCAGGACAGCAAATCCTATCTCGGCCCGGAAGGCGACATGGGCTTCGTCAACGCGCTCATGCCCTGGATATTCGGCGAGGACGCGACCATGGGCGGGCGGATCGCCGGGATGCAGACGCCGGGCGGGACCGGCGCGGTGCGGCTCGCCGCGGCGCTGGCGCAGAAAGCGGGGATGAAGCGGCTTCACATGGGCGTGCCGAGCTGGCCGAACCATGCCCAGATCCTCGGCGATCTGGGGCTCGAAATCGCTCCCTTCGATCATGCGAGCGCCGACGGGACCGCCGATATCGACGCGGTGCTCGGTGCGATCCGGAGCGCGGGCGCGGACGAAGGCGTGCTGCTGCATGGCTGCTGCCACAACCCGACCGGCATCGACTACACCCCCGAGGAATGGGCGCAGATCGCCGATGCGTTCGAGATGTCGGGCGCCTTTCCGATCATCGACACCGCCTATCAGGGCCTCGGGCGCGGTCTCGAGGAGGACGCGGCGGGCCTGCGAATGGTCCTGGCGAAAGTGCCCGAGGCATTCATCGCCTATAGTTGCGACAAGAATTTCGGCATGTATCGCGACCGGGTGGGAGCCTTCTACATCCTTTCCGATGGCAAGGAGACGCTCGACAGGGCCTTTTCCAACGCCAATGCGCTGGCCCGGGCGAGCTGGTCGATGCCGCCCGATCACGGCGCCGCCGCGGTGCGCCTGATCCTGCGCGACAACGCGCTTACGCAGATGTGGCAGGACGAACTCGATGCGATGCGCGCGCGGATGCGACAGGTGCGCGACCGGCTCGCGGCTGCGGGCATGGCGGGCAGCGTCGACCTCGCCCCGCTCGGGCGGCAGAACGGGCTGTTCTCGATGCTCCCCGTGACCAAGGAGCAGGTCGCGAGCCTGCGCGAGGATCATGCGATCTACATGGCAGGGTCGGGCCGCATCAATGTCGCTGGTCTGACAATGGGCAATATCGACCGCTTCATCGATGCGATCGCCGAGGTGACCGGCTAG
- a CDS encoding DUF1134 domain-containing protein, translating into MLLAGLAGPLAAQDAVETFDPDEAYSAPAAPDANGAIDADLAQPPVEPRPVPQEPTEVETSRAPGFSDDFADYSEPPADSSETGVPVDDLPEWTRDSGAEQAPEMAETVPQGAAADPATYGEDDLIGAAEGVFGKGAEGLARLIEDLLKKQGEPNGYIVGREAGGAFIVGARYGSGTLHHKVEGTRKVYWTGPSIGFDAGANAGNTFVLVYNLFDTEDLYERFPAGEGQAYFVGGMTASYLRKGDIVLIPIRVGAGLRLGVNAGYMKFSKKQRWLPF; encoded by the coding sequence ATGCTGCTCGCGGGGCTTGCCGGCCCGCTCGCGGCGCAGGACGCAGTCGAGACCTTCGATCCCGACGAGGCCTATTCCGCCCCGGCCGCGCCGGATGCGAACGGCGCGATCGATGCCGATCTCGCCCAGCCGCCGGTCGAGCCCCGGCCCGTGCCGCAGGAGCCGACCGAGGTCGAGACCTCGCGCGCGCCCGGCTTCAGCGACGATTTCGCCGATTACTCGGAGCCACCGGCCGACAGTTCGGAGACGGGCGTCCCGGTGGACGATCTGCCCGAATGGACCCGCGATTCCGGTGCCGAGCAGGCGCCGGAAATGGCCGAGACGGTTCCCCAGGGGGCAGCCGCCGATCCGGCGACCTATGGCGAGGATGACCTGATCGGCGCTGCCGAAGGCGTGTTCGGCAAGGGTGCGGAGGGCCTCGCCCGATTGATCGAGGACCTTCTGAAAAAGCAGGGCGAACCCAATGGCTACATCGTCGGGCGCGAGGCTGGCGGGGCCTTCATCGTCGGTGCGCGCTACGGGTCCGGCACGCTCCATCACAAGGTCGAGGGGACGCGCAAGGTCTACTGGACCGGCCCTTCGATCGGCTTCGATGCCGGGGCCAATGCGGGCAATACCTTCGTCCTGGTCTACAACCTGTTCGACACCGAGGACCTCTACGAACGCTTTCCGGCGGGCGAAGGGCAGGCCTATTTCGTAGGCGGGATGACCGCGAGCTACCTGCGCAAGGGCGATATCGTGCTGATCCCGATCCGGGTCGGTGCGGGGCTGCGGCTCGGCGTCAATGCGGGCTACATGAAATTCTCCAAGAAGCAGCGCTGGCTGCCCTTCTGA